In Candidatus Syntrophoarchaeum caldarius, one DNA window encodes the following:
- a CDS encoding NMD protein affecting ribosome stability and mRNA decay: protein MKGVTDLKFCPNCGADVEELIDGVCRNCFTRAFSPIEEIQRVEIRFCPNCGAHYCHGRWVYGDLTTSIREEILKTVKISALLDEFELSLDCEIGDAPVGLIPARLHISGRICDQPFEKEQDIEVKIIRESCTRCSRIAGGYYEATVQIRAKDRIPTDEEIDACLRILDDRIAHHDSFVTKLRDVKTGVDIYVGDQGAAQDGAKEIIKQFGGKSITSPKLVGKRNGKNIYRLTIVVRLPGLVVGDIAYHMGKIMLITSIAKHAGGIYLEDGTQAGKIDLSELKFCMKASEAKEAVLLMVYEKEVEILDPETFRAVTIKKPLFLTEGAGEEVRIVKIDDRVFLVPGMSR, encoded by the coding sequence ATGAAGGGGGTAACTGACTTAAAATTCTGTCCAAATTGCGGGGCTGATGTCGAGGAACTCATAGATGGTGTCTGCAGGAATTGCTTCACCAGGGCATTCAGCCCAATCGAGGAGATACAACGAGTAGAAATCAGATTTTGTCCAAATTGTGGTGCACATTATTGCCATGGAAGATGGGTATATGGCGATCTCACAACGTCTATCCGGGAAGAGATCCTGAAGACTGTGAAGATCTCAGCGTTGCTCGATGAGTTTGAACTTTCGCTTGACTGTGAGATTGGGGATGCACCTGTCGGTCTCATTCCAGCGCGTCTTCACATCAGTGGCAGGATCTGCGATCAACCGTTTGAAAAGGAACAGGATATCGAGGTTAAAATTATCCGTGAGAGTTGCACACGATGCAGCAGGATAGCGGGGGGTTATTACGAGGCAACAGTCCAGATAAGGGCCAAAGACCGCATACCCACAGATGAGGAGATCGATGCCTGCCTCAGGATCCTTGATGATCGTATTGCACATCATGACTCGTTTGTGACAAAACTCCGCGACGTAAAGACAGGGGTTGATATCTATGTTGGTGATCAGGGCGCTGCACAGGACGGAGCAAAGGAAATCATCAAGCAATTTGGTGGAAAGAGCATTACATCACCTAAACTTGTAGGAAAGCGTAATGGAAAGAACATCTACCGTTTGACGATCGTTGTCAGGCTTCCTGGACTTGTTGTGGGCGATATCGCATATCACATGGGAAAAATTATGCTTATTACCTCGATAGCAAAACATGCAGGTGGAATCTACCTCGAAGACGGCACACAGGCAGGAAAAATAGATTTATCAGAGTTGAAATTCTGCATGAAGGCTTCTGAGGCGAAGGAGGCTGTGCTTCTCATGGTTTATGAGAAGGAGGTAGAAATACTTGATCCTGAGACGTTCAGGGCTGTTACGATCAAAAAGCCACTGTTTTTAACGGAGGGTGCAGGAGAAGAGGTCAGGATTGTTAAGATCGATGACAGGGTGTTTCTGGTGCCTGGCATGAGTCGTTAG
- a CDS encoding cell division protein FtsZ: MEYGKEICVARPNLIAGIGTAGGRLLDALWRYHPGMKKIADSVTISHKSPESEELFKKHLKNGVKNVFLFAGLGGEIGGTVTLDLAKIAKDAGFHRYVVGIIPATRRTDRDSINLAFKALNELKTRANGVIIVDNEKLSHLPYFENYYDQYNEYVASILKDIFEAQSIDDVLKSLSFEGEAGYAAVARSSELTKGLLGYIIPIIPHHEIDIRTMLRVALEKLTVFDDPIGSVKGAALINVPEERVDTIDQALVEDLMQRYTTRSTIDIRKTRRNIVSITVIFTYSFEEFKAHKQIGGRV, encoded by the coding sequence ATGGAATACGGTAAAGAGATATGTGTGGCAAGACCCAATCTCATCGCTGGCATCGGGACTGCTGGAGGCCGCCTGCTTGATGCACTATGGCGTTACCATCCAGGGATGAAAAAAATCGCAGATAGCGTTACAATCAGCCACAAATCGCCTGAAAGTGAAGAACTTTTCAAAAAACATCTCAAGAATGGCGTGAAAAACGTCTTCCTTTTTGCAGGACTTGGAGGGGAAATTGGAGGAACTGTGACACTGGATCTTGCGAAAATAGCGAAAGATGCAGGTTTTCATCGATATGTCGTTGGTATAATTCCAGCAACACGAAGAACAGATCGTGATTCGATCAATCTGGCATTCAAAGCTCTCAATGAACTTAAAACGAGGGCAAATGGTGTGATAATCGTTGACAACGAGAAACTATCTCATCTCCCCTATTTTGAGAACTACTATGATCAGTATAACGAGTATGTGGCATCGATCCTGAAGGATATATTCGAGGCGCAATCGATCGATGACGTGCTCAAAAGCCTTTCATTTGAGGGGGAAGCAGGCTATGCTGCGGTTGCGCGTTCATCAGAGCTTACAAAGGGGTTACTTGGTTATATTATCCCGATAATCCCACACCATGAGATCGACATAAGGACGATGCTCAGAGTTGCACTTGAGAAGCTAACCGTATTTGATGACCCGATTGGATCGGTGAAGGGCGCTGCATTGATAAATGTCCCGGAAGAAAGAGTTGATACGATCGATCAGGCGCTGGTGGAGGATCTCATGCAGAGATATACCACGAGATCAACGATCGATATCAGGAAGACGAGACGCAATATCGTATCGATAACAGTGATCTTTACGTACTCATTTGAGGAATTCAAAGCACATAAGCAGATTGGTGGGCGAGTATGA
- a CDS encoding Tubulin/FtsZ, GTPase domain protein codes for MDVAEKEDTTNRLIIGIGGQGSKIVNNILSILKSDRIPRNEEFLIIDTDQASANACTEIEERRKIVLSRPDTVVMKNVNRWLPDPYLMAAGAGCGQHRIYGRAMYNVHRERIMNAIGSATSDLRNRTGGKDFLILMVSALGGGTGSSMLLDIAIDIRDWITKQFGSGPLIFGITILPSSNESGLPMGNGYATLKELHFLMSHQQDMIIEDKNYSNPFKIVFLLGRDLQGQNRDDELERAISRFLLDLGFVPGGGIEAKGKWLDLNDLQNRAREYESRFSTLGYYECVFPADKLQLYYEIEDEIPRMREKLVEIDARLGEIRDKADSKRIELQGLEAKISEIQREIDAYESKKGVFSYINRKALSDAKSRLDRARRKLSELKEDDFNLEIRTNDLEETRRMVEQDIEKLKAIKNRTLREITSPFNTRSYHQIELTEDEVKQLKKDREDLKNLSFLEIMRKLGREEEYFRWTHAPINQGDIIFNPMVNYRPSVENASTAKYFETLNRYGFLALDAQGNVINEEEKFGHFVAVLSSRMDNFDDARLGDTAFRSMVTERFAKDADILKLNTPARLHSFAIYTLMIGLQPWQPAPDLPPRLRELEWLGKAYDTSDLSKLQRHHSLFYGTPKPFSVITGIDYKPGEDDLNRENVTAFWKDYEIIEERAIWTTVPILLASALNSFDRLISSIEMAEAIKDMRIPESFSIANITMLVQDLENASLKIDKLQEGLEEGYKTYLSIDKNFKDTIEKLKGAKAFEDGDRLLRMLNETYRDVEILIDVIDNLSKSFNDDVQTAIHNVQDFLGRIPSEETTSSVIRHIAQANSEIEKINMGTKDAIRLMKELGSPLAKILLLLKDLRDIMERAE; via the coding sequence ATGGACGTGGCTGAGAAAGAAGACACGACAAACAGACTCATCATCGGAATAGGGGGGCAGGGTAGTAAGATCGTAAATAACATACTGAGCATCCTGAAAAGTGATAGAATACCAAGAAATGAGGAGTTTCTGATCATTGATACAGATCAGGCGTCTGCAAATGCATGCACAGAGATAGAGGAGCGTAGAAAGATCGTGCTCTCAAGGCCCGATACGGTCGTTATGAAGAACGTGAATCGATGGCTCCCAGATCCATACCTGATGGCAGCAGGGGCGGGATGTGGTCAGCACAGGATATACGGGAGAGCAATGTACAACGTCCACAGGGAGCGCATCATGAATGCAATAGGCTCTGCCACTTCAGACCTTCGTAACCGTACGGGTGGCAAGGACTTTCTGATCCTGATGGTATCTGCGCTCGGTGGTGGCACAGGTTCGAGCATGCTTCTTGACATCGCGATCGATATACGAGACTGGATAACAAAGCAGTTTGGATCCGGTCCTCTGATCTTCGGGATAACGATCCTGCCATCAAGCAACGAATCAGGTTTACCGATGGGAAATGGATATGCAACCTTAAAGGAGCTTCATTTTCTGATGTCACACCAGCAGGACATGATAATCGAGGATAAAAACTACTCAAACCCATTCAAGATCGTATTCCTGCTTGGAAGGGATCTACAGGGTCAGAATAGAGATGACGAGCTTGAGAGGGCGATTTCACGGTTTCTGCTCGATCTCGGATTTGTCCCAGGCGGTGGCATCGAGGCAAAGGGCAAATGGCTCGATCTAAACGATCTCCAGAACCGTGCAAGAGAGTATGAGAGTCGATTCTCAACGCTTGGATACTATGAGTGCGTCTTTCCGGCAGATAAACTCCAGCTTTACTATGAGATCGAGGATGAGATTCCAAGAATGCGTGAGAAGCTTGTCGAGATTGACGCGAGGCTTGGTGAGATCCGTGATAAGGCCGATTCCAAGCGCATCGAACTCCAGGGACTTGAGGCGAAGATAAGTGAGATCCAGCGAGAGATAGACGCCTACGAATCTAAAAAGGGAGTATTTTCATATATTAATCGAAAAGCACTATCAGATGCAAAGTCCAGGCTTGATCGTGCCAGGAGAAAGCTATCTGAGCTTAAGGAGGATGATTTTAACCTTGAGATCCGCACAAACGACCTCGAAGAGACTCGCAGAATGGTGGAGCAGGATATCGAGAAGTTGAAGGCGATCAAGAACAGGACGCTGAGGGAGATTACCTCGCCGTTCAACACAAGAAGTTATCACCAGATCGAGCTTACAGAGGATGAGGTGAAGCAGCTAAAGAAAGATCGTGAAGACCTGAAGAACCTCTCATTCCTGGAGATTATGCGAAAACTTGGGCGAGAGGAGGAATACTTCAGGTGGACACACGCACCGATCAATCAGGGTGATATCATTTTCAACCCGATGGTGAACTATCGTCCATCGGTCGAGAACGCATCAACTGCAAAGTACTTCGAGACGCTGAACAGGTACGGCTTCCTCGCACTGGATGCACAGGGCAATGTGATAAATGAGGAGGAGAAGTTCGGGCACTTTGTAGCGGTCCTGAGCAGCAGGATGGATAACTTTGATGATGCGAGACTCGGTGACACTGCTTTCAGGAGTATGGTTACAGAACGCTTTGCAAAGGATGCTGACATCCTGAAGCTCAACACACCCGCACGCCTTCACAGTTTCGCGATTTACACGCTCATGATCGGTCTTCAGCCATGGCAACCTGCCCCCGATCTTCCACCAAGGCTAAGGGAGCTTGAGTGGCTTGGGAAGGCGTATGACACGAGCGATCTCTCCAAATTGCAGCGCCACCATTCGCTCTTCTATGGGACACCAAAGCCGTTCTCGGTGATCACAGGGATTGACTACAAACCAGGCGAAGACGACTTAAACCGCGAGAATGTGACAGCTTTCTGGAAAGATTACGAGATCATCGAAGAGAGAGCGATCTGGACCACGGTACCAATCCTGCTTGCATCAGCTTTAAACTCCTTTGATCGCCTCATCTCAAGTATCGAGATGGCAGAAGCAATAAAAGATATGCGCATACCCGAAAGCTTCTCGATTGCAAATATAACGATGCTGGTACAGGATCTTGAGAATGCCAGCCTTAAGATCGATAAACTTCAGGAGGGGCTCGAGGAAGGGTACAAAACCTACCTCTCAATCGATAAAAACTTTAAAGATACGATAGAGAAGTTAAAAGGTGCAAAAGCCTTTGAAGATGGTGACAGACTACTCAGAATGCTGAATGAAACCTACAGAGACGTTGAGATCCTGATCGATGTCATCGATAACCTTTCCAAAAGCTTCAATGACGACGTTCAGACTGCGATACACAACGTACAGGACTTTCTTGGAAGAATCCCCTCAGAAGAGACAACTTCAAGTGTGATACGCCACATTGCTCAGGCAAACAGTGAGATTGAGAAGATCAACATGGGCACAAAGGATGCAATAAGGCTCATGAAGGAGCTTGGATCACCTCTTGCAAAGATCCTGCTCCTGTTAAAAGATCTAAGAGATATAATGGAGCGTGCAGAATGA
- a CDS encoding serine/threonine protein phosphatase, with product MLRCCGATDVGGRPDNEDFYSILKLEHKSGIYHLLAVADGVWSCDAGEIASELAVMTLLDAVRTGLSSLKSVSRESLKELLKDGFRKANDAVCDRSKSFPEGCDLSTTLVAALLDDNGRGAVANVGDSRAYLVGDEIVRVTKDHSFVQELIDAGMLREDKAFGHPHKNIVTKVIGMRGVKPDLFNIDLGDKDILILCSDGISDVLREEQIKELVLNSGAENICKHLIEVVKPISYDNITVIAARVE from the coding sequence TTGCTGAGATGCTGCGGTGCAACAGATGTGGGTGGTAGACCCGATAACGAGGATTTTTACAGTATACTTAAACTTGAGCATAAATCTGGAATTTATCATCTTTTAGCAGTAGCAGACGGTGTGTGGAGCTGCGATGCGGGAGAGATTGCAAGTGAGCTTGCTGTTATGACACTTCTCGATGCCGTGAGAACGGGCTTATCCAGCTTGAAGTCTGTTTCAAGGGAATCACTGAAGGAACTGCTTAAAGATGGTTTCAGGAAGGCAAACGATGCTGTCTGCGATCGATCAAAGTCGTTCCCTGAAGGGTGTGACCTGAGCACAACACTTGTGGCAGCACTTCTTGATGATAATGGTAGAGGTGCTGTGGCAAATGTTGGTGATAGCAGAGCATATCTTGTTGGGGATGAGATTGTGCGAGTGACAAAAGATCACTCATTTGTTCAGGAGCTCATTGATGCAGGAATGCTCAGGGAGGATAAGGCATTTGGACATCCCCATAAGAATATTGTAACGAAAGTAATTGGGATGAGAGGTGTAAAACCCGATCTCTTCAATATAGATCTGGGAGATAAGGATATACTCATCCTCTGTTCTGATGGTATCAGTGATGTACTCAGGGAGGAGCAGATAAAAGAACTTGTTTTAAATTCTGGGGCCGAGAATATCTGTAAGCATCTGATTGAGGTTGTGAAGCCGATAAGTTATGACAACATTACAGTAATAGCTGCAAGAGTGGAGTAA
- a CDS encoding Hypothatical, with translation MRRYGIIGSILFGILILIGILLLFGTGSDLAITLILLLIPVMVIVSFFIIYLTEVRGKSIKTRVLERDLKRIAHNLIELLRELSNFENQYHIVTRGFRDELSAVKADLSSIGCLVNGEVHFDKAKLKKARSSDIEEIKLKIESIKDRYEPTIYGKVIEQGERYLDRLRELEAAGYRGIGDQMRRIEAMILEDIEIDILNLAHFLGDLTSIFDDAIESSLREVKAVESGSKTIRDRSRIRTDIKIAEQNMERGNYDAAAGILRNVMERIIDETADGFNQYKEMLLEMVGVVKKVADGEKVRAIEARIEHTDSPSQQNILKECEAELRVTAIETLEAIYKNIFDLEAKIRDKEPSSEEYPVDYWGADRMQDVLDLQTIEQLGEFMLRYEALIEDANSRLEYDRDRLDVISK, from the coding sequence ATGAGGCGATATGGGATAATCGGATCGATATTATTCGGTATTTTAATCCTCATTGGAATTCTCCTGCTATTTGGTACGGGATCGGATCTTGCGATAACGTTAATCCTGCTTCTAATCCCTGTGATGGTAATCGTCTCGTTTTTCATAATCTACCTGACCGAAGTGCGCGGAAAAAGTATAAAAACCCGGGTGCTTGAGCGGGATCTTAAGCGCATCGCTCACAACCTGATCGAACTTTTGCGGGAGCTTTCTAACTTTGAAAACCAGTATCACATTGTCACAAGGGGGTTCAGGGATGAACTTAGCGCCGTAAAGGCAGATCTATCCTCAATCGGGTGTCTTGTAAACGGTGAAGTCCATTTTGATAAAGCGAAGCTTAAAAAGGCGAGATCTTCTGATATCGAAGAGATCAAACTGAAGATTGAGAGCATCAAAGATCGATACGAACCAACGATCTATGGAAAGGTCATTGAGCAGGGAGAAAGGTATCTTGATCGTCTGAGAGAGCTTGAAGCAGCGGGTTACAGAGGGATAGGCGATCAGATGAGGCGTATTGAAGCGATGATCCTTGAAGATATTGAGATCGATATCCTGAACCTCGCCCACTTTTTGGGTGATCTGACCTCGATCTTTGATGACGCGATCGAATCTTCGCTTCGTGAGGTGAAAGCAGTGGAATCAGGCTCAAAGACGATAAGGGATCGTTCAAGGATCAGGACTGATATCAAGATTGCAGAGCAGAATATGGAGCGGGGAAACTATGATGCTGCCGCGGGCATCCTCAGGAATGTGATGGAACGCATCATCGATGAGACCGCTGATGGGTTCAATCAGTACAAGGAGATGCTGCTGGAGATGGTCGGTGTCGTTAAAAAGGTCGCAGATGGTGAGAAAGTTCGTGCGATAGAGGCGAGGATCGAGCATACAGACTCCCCATCACAGCAGAATATATTGAAAGAATGCGAAGCAGAGTTGCGAGTTACAGCCATCGAGACCCTTGAAGCGATTTATAAGAATATATTCGATCTTGAAGCAAAGATAAGAGATAAGGAACCATCATCTGAAGAGTATCCTGTCGATTACTGGGGAGCCGATCGGATGCAGGATGTTCTTGATCTACAAACGATCGAGCAGCTCGGTGAGTTTATGCTGAGGTATGAAGCACTCATCGAAGATGCAAACTCCAGGTTGGAATATGACCGGGACAGGCTGGATGTTATCAGCAAATAA
- a CDS encoding PKD domain protein, protein MHVTVVRTEGTKEEVFSEFDITEQKDMNVSVPLGEYKLYVRLHGHRTIWELDNEGSNYEVSPSNNTVTVKMINTLCKEVFADAPWRVQSGRIPILVMIKDADIWYCGDYDLGNVEIYLDEDYDKDNNEADDILLETVTKWNGITVNESFYNLYYPGDWYGITYLDPSEYGLSGDVSFHVVIRDIGGFWDWDSDAHSHFNVTIANETLPHLNNWYSGDTHYHSSYTDNLVELGFPVEATVEAGKAIGLDWNAITDHSFDIKDSRTADPNHKWNALKSEVSSYTTGSYKLILGEEVSCYGHENPPNPLVPRGVVHFLVFGMENFTNVGGTGLDFIPGGHDDPWCDDPTWNLEDVIDIVNSQGGVSYAAHPEGHRGVEALPFDRVPWITEDYDLMGYNGLQVWNGKCTQDTNWMTERDDGLEQWKRLLLNGRKDVFIIGGTDAHGDFSHSISYTIPPFTKESNNAFGKVRTYVYTENFSDDGILNALRHGHSVMTDGPLVVFNITNKSGHTAIIGDAISGDNLTLNIQWISTPEFGYINKIIVKKGVINGTEESNFTVIQPSSIGKNTLCDEHELIISPNESCYYRVEAYSNTTNNEQYRCYTNPIWVDVAANQPPTTSFTFTPQNPPVNQVITFNASLSSDDGSITNYTWNFDDGNTTTVSDPVITHAYTEPGTYNITLTITDNDGLTNTTTRNVTVDDGFCLFLEAGWNLVSVPKPIIPVDAVTLFNLSMGESAHYYDAATDSWINDGAIIVHPCQGYWVYKVAPEMICVHYDTTTLVPPVQELYVGWNMIGHITDEGWTVEEFVLATGLSDKATMLSTVEYQGMASTDLRLVYSYPPAPGISEFIDMTPGYGYWTFLTEEHLMPGTTT, encoded by the coding sequence ATGCATGTTACAGTGGTTAGAACAGAGGGTACAAAGGAAGAGGTTTTCAGCGAATTTGATATCACTGAACAAAAAGATATGAATGTTTCGGTTCCTCTTGGGGAATATAAACTATATGTTCGGTTACATGGACATAGAACGATATGGGAACTCGACAACGAAGGCTCCAATTATGAAGTCTCACCATCAAATAATACAGTAACTGTAAAAATGATTAATACTTTGTGTAAAGAGGTGTTTGCTGATGCACCATGGAGAGTTCAATCCGGCAGGATACCCATTCTTGTTATGATTAAAGATGCCGATATTTGGTATTGTGGTGATTATGATTTGGGAAATGTAGAAATATACTTAGATGAAGATTATGATAAAGATAATAATGAAGCAGATGATATTCTTTTAGAAACTGTAACAAAATGGAATGGCATTACAGTAAATGAATCATTTTATAATCTATATTATCCTGGCGATTGGTATGGCATTACTTATTTGGATCCATCTGAATATGGGTTAAGTGGGGATGTTAGTTTCCATGTAGTAATTAGGGATATTGGTGGATTCTGGGATTGGGATTCTGATGCACACAGCCATTTCAATGTTACCATTGCAAATGAAACTCTGCCACACCTTAATAACTGGTATTCCGGCGACACGCATTATCACAGTAGTTATACCGATAATTTAGTGGAACTTGGCTTTCCAGTAGAAGCTACAGTAGAAGCTGGAAAAGCTATTGGACTTGACTGGAACGCGATTACAGATCATTCTTTTGATATAAAAGATAGTAGAACAGCAGACCCTAACCACAAGTGGAATGCCCTTAAAAGTGAGGTCAGCTCTTACACCACTGGTTCGTACAAACTTATTCTTGGAGAGGAAGTCTCTTGTTATGGACATGAGAACCCTCCTAATCCTTTAGTCCCAAGAGGTGTTGTTCATTTTTTGGTCTTTGGAATGGAAAATTTCACCAATGTTGGAGGAACTGGATTGGACTTCATCCCCGGAGGTCATGATGATCCATGGTGTGATGACCCAACATGGAATCTCGAAGATGTTATTGATATAGTTAATTCTCAGGGTGGCGTTAGTTATGCGGCACATCCAGAAGGACATCGTGGAGTAGAAGCCTTGCCTTTTGATAGAGTGCCTTGGATAACCGAAGACTATGATTTGATGGGGTATAATGGTCTTCAAGTGTGGAATGGAAAATGCACTCAAGATACAAACTGGATGACTGAACGAGACGACGGGTTAGAACAATGGAAACGTTTGTTATTGAATGGACGTAAAGATGTGTTTATTATTGGTGGCACCGATGCTCATGGCGACTTTAGCCATTCAATATCTTATACAATCCCTCCATTCACTAAAGAATCAAACAATGCTTTTGGAAAAGTAAGGACCTATGTGTACACAGAGAATTTCAGTGATGATGGAATCCTCAATGCTCTTAGACATGGTCATTCTGTAATGACTGATGGTCCGTTGGTAGTATTTAATATTACCAACAAATCTGGGCATACAGCAATTATCGGCGATGCAATTTCTGGAGACAATCTTACATTAAATATCCAGTGGATAAGCACTCCAGAATTTGGTTATATAAACAAGATCATCGTTAAGAAGGGAGTGATCAATGGAACTGAGGAAAGCAATTTCACAGTGATCCAGCCATCTTCTATTGGAAAAAACACTCTTTGCGATGAACACGAATTGATAATCTCACCAAATGAATCATGTTATTATCGTGTTGAGGCATATTCAAACACAACAAACAACGAACAATATCGCTGTTACACGAATCCGATCTGGGTGGATGTTGCAGCAAACCAACCCCCAACCACCTCCTTCACCTTCACCCCACAAAACCCTCCCGTTAACCAAGTCATCACCTTCAACGCCTCCCTCTCCAGCGATGACGGCTCTATCACCAACTACACCTGGAACTTCGATGATGGCAACACCACAACCGTTTCAGATCCTGTAATAACCCATGCATACACAGAACCAGGCACCTATAATATAACCTTAACCATAACAGACAATGACGGCTTAACCAACACAACAACAAGGAATGTGACGGTGGATGACGGATTCTGTCTGTTCCTTGAGGCAGGGTGGAACCTCGTATCTGTTCCAAAACCGATCATACCGGTCGATGCCGTAACACTCTTCAACCTTTCAATGGGTGAGAGCGCACATTACTACGATGCAGCAACAGATTCCTGGATCAATGACGGTGCTATAATCGTTCATCCATGTCAAGGGTACTGGGTCTATAAGGTCGCACCTGAGATGATCTGTGTCCACTATGATACAACGACCCTGGTGCCACCGGTACAGGAGCTGTATGTTGGCTGGAACATGATCGGTCATATCACAGATGAGGGCTGGACTGTTGAGGAGTTTGTCCTTGCCACAGGACTCAGTGATAAGGCAACGATGCTATCAACGGTCGAGTACCAGGGAATGGCATCTACAGATCTCAGGCTCGTGTACAGCTATCCACCCGCTCCAGGAATCTCTGAGTTCATAGATATGACGCCAGGGTATGGCTACTGGACTTTCCTGACCGAAGAGCACCTGATGCCTGGAACAACCACATGA
- a CDS encoding membrane protein, translated as MEHSYSRGGEVVLGMILGRRLPGLLLIFLINKPSQTETSKWTKRGAIVGGVWGLVTGILYAWGIFAEGFAGHEFVFPESLKVICLPAYLTHLISTALAGILSLLLFIIWFVGMPTFFGIMIGIGIGLLITVIGKKVLIK; from the coding sequence ATGGAGCATTCTTATAGTCGTGGTGGAGAGGTGGTTCTGGGGATGATATTGGGTAGAAGATTACCTGGTCTGTTATTGATATTTTTGATAAATAAGCCATCGCAAACTGAAACGAGCAAGTGGACAAAAAGAGGGGCGATTGTTGGCGGAGTATGGGGTCTTGTCACAGGAATTCTTTACGCATGGGGGATCTTTGCAGAAGGATTTGCAGGGCATGAATTTGTTTTTCCAGAAAGTTTAAAAGTTATCTGTTTACCGGCATATCTTACCCATTTAATTTCCACTGCGTTAGCAGGTATATTGTCACTTCTTCTCTTTATTATATGGTTTGTTGGAATGCCAACCTTTTTCGGCATAATGATCGGTATTGGGATTGGTCTTTTAATAACTGTGATAGGTAAGAAGGTGTTGATAAAATGA